From Scomber scombrus chromosome 13, fScoSco1.1, whole genome shotgun sequence, a single genomic window includes:
- the gpr45 gene encoding high-affinity lysophosphatidic acid receptor, whose amino-acid sequence MAFCNESLLDGCDFMEPDKIEQAAESLPSEAGSPLISVTLRVTLAAIMIFMITIGFLGNAIVCLIVYQKPAMRSAINLLLATLAFSDIMLSVLCMPFTAVTVATADWSFGSGFCRASIMLYWLFVLEGVSILLIISVDRFLIIVQRQDKLTPHRAKLLIVGSWVLSLCVSLPSVVGWRTGAAGIGGAWAPQCVLGYSESLADRGYTVLLAVAVFFVPFAVMLYSYMCILNTVRRNTLRIHNHTSEHSCLPALNQVSKMRLIGLQRPPQIKVDMSFKTRAFTTILILFVGFSVCWLPHTVVSLLAVFSRQFYYSSVFYPISIGALWLSYLKTVFNPVIYCWRIRKFREACQEFIPKSCRLCPRVQGRSRRRVRPSNIYVCSETQSAV is encoded by the coding sequence ATGGCtttttgtaatgaaagcctTCTGGACGGGTGTGACTTCATGGAGCCGGACAAGATAGAGCAAGCAGCAGAAAGTCTCCCATCAGAAGCTGGGAGTCCTCTCATATCGGTCACTCTGCGTGTGACCCTGGCAGCCATAATGATTTTCATGATCACTATTGGTTTCCTGGGCAACGCGATTGTGTGTCTGATTGTTTACCAGAAACCTGCCATGCGTTCTGCCATTAACCTCCTCCTCGCCACACTGGCTTTCTCGGACATCATGCTCTCTGTGCTCTGCATGCCCTTCACTGCGGTCACTGTGGCCACTGCTGACTGGAGCTTTGGGAGTGGTTTCTGCCGTGCATCCATCATGCTGTACTGGCTGTTTGTCCTGGAGGGTGTGTCCATCCTCCTCATAATCAGTGTGGACCGTTTCCTCATCATTGTGCAGCGGCAGGACAAGTTGACCCCACACAGGGCCAAACTGTTGATTGTAGGGTCATGGGTGTTGAGCCTGTGTGTATCTCTGCCATCTGTGGTTGGGTGGAGGACAGGTGCTGCAGGTATCGGGGGTGCCTGGGCGCCTCAGTGTGTGCTGGGATACAGTGAGTCTCTAGCAGACCGTGGGTACACAGTACTGTTGGCAGTCGCAGTATTCTTTGTACCATTTGCTGTCATGCTGTACTCCTACATGTGCATCCTCAACACGGTGCGCCGCAACACCCTGCGCATCCATAACCATACCAGTGAGCACTCCTGCCTTCCAGCCCTCAACCAAGTCAGCAAAATGAGACTTATTGGGCTGCAGCGGCCCCCTCAGATCAAGGTGGACATGAGCTTTAAGACACGAGCCTTCACTACTATCCTCATCCTCTTTGTTGGCTTCTCAGTGTGCTGGTTGCCTCACACAGTGGTCAGCCTGCTGGCCGTTTTCAGCCGGCAGTTCTACTACAGCTCGGTCTTCTACCCAATCAGCATAGGAGCTCTGTGGCTCAGCTACCTGAAGACAGTCTTCAACCCTGTCATCTACTGCTGGAGGATCAGAAAGTTCAGAGAGGCCTGTCAGGAGTTCATTCCTAAGAGTTGCAGACTGTGTCCCAGAGTGCAAGGCAGGAGCCGGAGGAGAGTGAGACCTAGCAACATCTATGTGTGCAGTGAGACTCAGTCAGCTGTGTGA
- the c13h2orf49 gene encoding ashwin: MATGQDRKAGSISDVDLLLHPELLSQDFMQMILNEKKVSTRDCTSRDRLTELYLHHVIPLPQRTLPNSRWGQRVQKTRGTPTMAGHRADSTGNDHNRKRPLIVFDGSSSHSGLLKVKKPEGSTGITDRLKPPPAANLSNPIRKLSGNTSSSSSSIQMSACNNDTANLKREANSSGLKSPEVKKKIQHVTWP, from the exons ATGgcgacaggacaggacaggaagGCTGGTAGTATCTCGGACGTGGATCTCTTACTGCACCCCGAGCTGTTATCTCAGGATTTTATGCAAATGATTTTAAACGAG AAAAAGGTCAGTACCAGAGATTGCACGAGTCGGGACCGGCTCACAGAGCTTTACCTACACCATGTCATCCCGCTACCGCAGAGGACTTTACCCAACAGCCGCTGGGGCCAGAGGGTGCAGAAGACCCGGGGGACACCGACCATGGCCGGCCACCGGGCAGACAG TACTGGTAACGACCACAATAGGAAAAGGCCTCTGATCGTGTTTGATGGCAGCTCTTCTCACTCTGGCCTGCTAAAAGTGAAGAAACCAGAGGGGTCAACAGGAATCACTGACCGATTAAagcctcctccagctgcaaACTTGTCCAACCCCATCCGCAAGCTATCTGGCAAcacatcttcctcctcctcatccatccAGATGTCTGCGTGCAACAATGACACAGCAAACCTCAAAAGAGAAGCAAACAGCTCG GGTCTGAAGTCTCCAGAAGTGAAGAAAAAGATCCAGCATGTGACATggccctga